One genomic segment of Sphingomonas sp. KR3-1 includes these proteins:
- a CDS encoding DUF1800 family protein, whose protein sequence is MTDASIALNRFGLGARPGEDPGSDPRKWLAAQIESFDPRPEAIASQVPSTQVARDLADFYEQQRLLRQAAGPKAQQGAVPSRPAVAQPPMAGGAAMQDMQSAAPAMQPGTMQGGSMQDGMSAQPAGARIQAKPGAAGKPLYEGEDAAMLARREARRVQQQIYVGMVSARALTAINSPTPFAERLTHFWANHFAVSADKLELVGMCGTLEFEAIRPHVMGKFGDMLNAVERHPSMLLYLDQAVSIGPNSPAGQIAARRQAKNRSGLNENLAREIMELHTLGVRSVYTQADVTEFARAMTGFTIAGIGRGAGARYAGTAEGEPGTFVFADRLHEPGTRTILGKQWSQQGEAQAAAVLNFFATHPATAHHIATKLARHFAADDPPPALVAKLEKAFLSSGGDLPTVYRALINAPECWAPQPAKFKSPWEWSISAMRALGTKQVQANAVNGLMGQLGQPTWKPGSPAGWDDVAGAWAGPDAVMRRVEAAERMAQRAKDTIDARQRAAELFPGALSPATAQSIARAESPGQGLALMLVSPEFMRR, encoded by the coding sequence ATGACGGACGCGAGTATCGCTCTCAATCGCTTCGGGCTCGGCGCCAGGCCGGGCGAGGATCCCGGCAGCGATCCCCGCAAATGGCTGGCCGCCCAGATCGAGAGCTTCGATCCTCGGCCCGAGGCGATCGCGTCGCAGGTGCCCAGCACCCAGGTGGCGCGCGATCTGGCCGATTTCTACGAGCAGCAGCGGCTGCTCCGCCAGGCTGCGGGCCCCAAGGCCCAGCAGGGCGCGGTTCCGTCCAGGCCGGCAGTAGCCCAGCCGCCGATGGCGGGTGGCGCGGCGATGCAGGACATGCAGTCCGCGGCTCCTGCGATGCAGCCGGGCACGATGCAGGGCGGCTCCATGCAGGACGGCATGAGCGCGCAGCCCGCCGGGGCGCGCATCCAGGCCAAGCCAGGGGCCGCCGGCAAGCCGCTCTATGAAGGCGAGGATGCCGCGATGCTGGCCCGGCGCGAGGCGCGGCGGGTGCAGCAGCAGATCTATGTCGGCATGGTCTCGGCGCGCGCGCTCACCGCGATCAACTCGCCGACGCCGTTCGCCGAGCGGCTCACGCATTTCTGGGCGAACCATTTCGCCGTCTCGGCCGACAAGCTCGAGCTGGTCGGCATGTGCGGCACGCTCGAGTTCGAGGCGATCCGCCCGCACGTGATGGGCAAGTTCGGCGACATGCTCAACGCCGTCGAGCGGCACCCCTCGATGCTGCTCTATCTCGATCAGGCGGTGTCGATCGGGCCGAACAGCCCCGCCGGCCAGATCGCGGCACGCCGGCAGGCGAAGAACCGCTCGGGCCTCAACGAGAATCTCGCGCGTGAGATCATGGAGCTCCACACGCTCGGCGTGCGCAGCGTCTACACCCAGGCGGACGTGACCGAGTTCGCCCGCGCGATGACCGGCTTCACCATTGCCGGGATCGGCCGCGGTGCCGGCGCGCGCTATGCCGGCACCGCCGAGGGCGAGCCCGGCACCTTCGTCTTCGCCGACCGGCTGCACGAGCCGGGCACGCGCACGATCCTGGGCAAGCAGTGGAGCCAGCAGGGCGAGGCGCAGGCTGCCGCGGTGCTCAACTTCTTCGCCACCCATCCGGCGACCGCGCACCATATCGCCACCAAGCTCGCCCGCCATTTCGCCGCGGACGATCCGCCCCCCGCGCTGGTTGCCAAGCTCGAAAAGGCGTTCCTCTCCTCAGGTGGCGACTTGCCGACCGTCTACCGCGCGCTGATCAATGCGCCCGAATGCTGGGCGCCCCAGCCGGCCAAGTTCAAGTCGCCCTGGGAATGGTCGATCTCTGCGATGCGCGCGCTCGGCACCAAGCAGGTCCAGGCGAACGCGGTGAACGGGCTGATGGGCCAGCTCGGCCAGCCGACCTGGAAGCCAGGCTCGCCGGCGGGCTGGGACGACGTCGCCGGCGCCTGGGCCGGCCCCGATGCGGTGATGCGCCGGGTCGAGGCGGCCGAGCGGATGGCGCAGCGCGCCAAGGACACGATCGACGCCCGCCAGCGCGCCGCCGAGCTGTTCCCCGGCGCGCTCAGCCCCGCCACCGCCCAGTCGATCGCCCGCGCCGAAAGCCCGGGCCAGGGCCTTGCCCTGATGCTCGTCTCGCCCGAATTCATGCGGAGGTAA
- a CDS encoding DUF1501 domain-containing protein, which translates to MTALSRRNFVGLGASAVLATAFGSRIAFARAATERRFVFIIQRGAADGLHTVAPVGDPAYVSQRGQLAEDFAAAPKLNDMFALHPAMKNIHGLYGAKQALFLHAVASPYRDRSHFDGQNVLETGGTSAYQLKDGWLNRLLSMLPADDKAIALAATIPMALRGGVEVASYAPSSLPDASDDLLMRVSQMYQGDQQLHGIWEQATATRMLTGDLVSDNGKNAADTGALAAKMLSAANGSRIAMIETGGWDTHAGQKGRLAGQLNGLDKMVGELQKGLGPLWNNTVVLVATEFGRTVKINGTQGTDHGTGSCAMLMGGAVNGGKVLADWPGLADAALYENRDLKPTTGLDTLIGSAVASHFDLNPLTTTKKLFPDVQAARPLQDLVHA; encoded by the coding sequence ATGACCGCACTTTCCCGTCGCAATTTCGTGGGGCTCGGCGCTTCCGCCGTCCTCGCCACCGCCTTCGGTTCGCGCATCGCCTTTGCCCGCGCGGCGACCGAGCGACGCTTCGTCTTCATCATCCAGCGCGGCGCCGCCGACGGCCTGCATACCGTCGCCCCGGTGGGCGATCCGGCCTATGTCAGCCAGCGCGGCCAGCTGGCCGAGGATTTCGCCGCCGCGCCCAAGCTCAACGACATGTTCGCGCTGCACCCGGCGATGAAGAACATCCACGGGCTCTATGGCGCCAAGCAGGCGCTGTTCCTCCACGCCGTCGCCTCGCCCTATCGCGACCGCTCGCATTTCGACGGGCAGAACGTGCTCGAGACCGGCGGAACCTCGGCCTACCAGCTCAAGGACGGCTGGCTGAACCGCCTGCTCAGCATGCTGCCGGCCGACGACAAGGCGATCGCGCTTGCCGCGACCATCCCGATGGCGCTGCGCGGCGGGGTCGAGGTGGCGAGCTATGCGCCGTCGTCGCTGCCCGACGCATCGGACGACCTGCTGATGCGCGTCAGCCAGATGTACCAGGGCGACCAGCAGCTGCACGGCATCTGGGAACAGGCGACCGCCACCCGCATGCTCACCGGCGATCTCGTCTCCGACAATGGCAAAAACGCCGCCGATACCGGCGCGCTCGCGGCCAAGATGCTCTCTGCGGCGAACGGCTCGCGCATCGCGATGATCGAAACCGGCGGCTGGGATACGCATGCCGGGCAGAAGGGGCGGCTGGCCGGCCAGCTCAACGGACTCGATAAGATGGTCGGCGAGCTGCAGAAGGGGCTCGGGCCGCTGTGGAACAACACGGTGGTGCTCGTCGCTACCGAGTTCGGTCGTACGGTGAAGATCAACGGCACCCAGGGCACCGATCACGGCACCGGCTCGTGCGCGATGCTGATGGGCGGCGCGGTCAATGGCGGCAAGGTGCTCGCCGACTGGCCGGGGCTGGCCGATGCCGCACTCTACGAGAATCGCGATCTCAAGCCCACCACCGGGCTCGACACGCTGATCGGCTCGGCGGTCGCCAGCCATTTCGACCTCAACCCGCTGACGACCACCAAGAAGCTGTTCCCTGACGTGCAGGCGGCGCGGCCGCTTCAGGACCTGGTGCACGCCTGA
- a CDS encoding Crp/Fnr family transcriptional regulator, with the protein MLEKLQLWLPLDEQDQEAVCALPHTLRTLRAHEYIVREGDRPTHCCLLLSGYAIRHKIAGSGDRQIFSVHMKGDVVDLHNSILRRSDHNIQALTTAEVAMIPNGAIKQIAAELPMVGQAMWYETLVDAAIFREWTLNVGRRDARARTAHLLCEFSVRLTVAGLGTDRDFILPMTQEQLADALALTSIHINRTLKGLEQDGLIERTKREIRIIDFEQLSRIGDFNAGYLHLDRIPRSVQ; encoded by the coding sequence ATGCTGGAAAAGCTTCAATTGTGGCTTCCGCTCGACGAGCAGGACCAAGAGGCGGTATGCGCGCTTCCGCACACGCTGCGTACCTTGCGCGCCCACGAATATATTGTGCGCGAAGGCGATCGGCCCACCCATTGCTGCCTGTTGCTGTCGGGCTATGCGATCCGCCACAAGATCGCCGGCAGCGGCGATCGCCAGATATTCTCGGTCCATATGAAGGGCGATGTGGTCGATCTCCACAACTCGATCCTCCGGCGCTCCGATCACAATATCCAGGCGCTGACCACAGCCGAGGTCGCGATGATCCCGAACGGTGCGATCAAGCAGATCGCCGCCGAGCTGCCGATGGTCGGGCAAGCGATGTGGTACGAGACCCTGGTCGACGCGGCGATCTTCCGTGAATGGACGCTCAATGTCGGCCGCCGCGATGCGCGCGCCCGGACCGCGCATCTGCTCTGCGAGTTCAGCGTGCGGCTCACGGTCGCGGGCCTGGGCACCGACCGCGACTTCATCCTGCCGATGACGCAGGAGCAACTGGCCGATGCGCTGGCGCTGACCAGCATCCACATCAACCGGACGCTGAAGGGACTGGAGCAGGACGGGCTGATCGAGCGGACCAAGCGCGAGATCCGGATCATCGACTTCGAGCAGCTTTCGCGGATCGGCGATTTCAATGCCGGTTATCTGCACCTCGATCGCATTCCGCGCAGCGTGCAGTAA
- a CDS encoding GDSL-type esterase/lipase family protein codes for MRLVAYRGWKLPTSPPSQKPLRTALAALGKCLIALAVFAGIFGGWMWMKAREPLPGASAREGACVLWFVGSSSMSRWNTLQNDLRPWIAQNRGIGGATMAEINLHFEHDQAKHRPQAIIYYAGDNDLAFGRTVDETIADLRDFLRIKTQLFGQTPVFLISLKPSPTRWDHRAQQVQFNAAARAIADAQSDVAYVDTVPLLLEQGKPGPFFNEDGLHLNDEGYRRWKIALRHAMSEAMPINVLKKCDPGMLQPTA; via the coding sequence GTGCGCCTTGTCGCATATCGAGGATGGAAGCTGCCCACGTCTCCGCCATCGCAAAAGCCGCTGCGCACCGCGCTTGCCGCGCTCGGCAAGTGCCTGATCGCGCTCGCGGTGTTCGCCGGCATCTTCGGCGGCTGGATGTGGATGAAGGCGCGCGAGCCGCTGCCCGGCGCCTCGGCGCGCGAAGGCGCCTGCGTGCTGTGGTTCGTCGGCAGCTCGTCGATGAGCCGCTGGAACACGCTGCAGAACGACCTGCGCCCCTGGATCGCGCAGAACCGTGGCATCGGCGGCGCGACCATGGCCGAGATCAACCTGCATTTCGAGCATGACCAGGCCAAGCACAGGCCACAGGCGATCATCTATTATGCCGGCGACAATGATCTCGCCTTTGGCCGCACGGTCGACGAGACGATCGCGGACCTGCGCGACTTCCTGCGGATCAAGACGCAGCTCTTCGGCCAGACGCCGGTGTTCCTCATCTCGCTCAAGCCGAGCCCGACGCGCTGGGACCACCGCGCCCAGCAGGTGCAGTTCAACGCCGCCGCCCGCGCGATCGCCGATGCCCAGAGCGACGTTGCCTATGTCGACACGGTGCCGCTGCTGCTCGAGCAGGGGAAGCCGGGGCCGTTCTTCAACGAGGACGGGCTGCACCTCAACGACGAGGGCTATCGCCGCTGGAAGATCGCGCTGCGCCACGCGATGAGCGAGGCGATGCCGATCAACGTGCTCAAGAAGTGCGACCCGGGGATGCTCCAGCCCACCGCTTGA
- a CDS encoding acyltransferase family protein — protein sequence MQGERIAGLDNWRALLMLAGIFLHATSVQDIQLPLFVLIAKMSANFRMGTFFAVAGLLSLYAVRKRGADAWLARRLFQIGVPTIFGLFFLSPLMSAIFAWHKLGLAMPGIAELGWWHFWFLVDLLVYAPLTWWLYRTDQTHGLFVRIDRWAERQRPSPTLIILALGVLSSLNVLLVGRLAAMAGPLGDPVWALHQVVGYVPLYGFGVMLAGSPALFRRMTARSGPAFNVLILVLVLCSASRLLPGNGAGLFDTPASPLNVVTACLCPPAVTVLILRSAMAMRETPVLFRRIADGAFTIYMVHFPIILLIDLLIDPLRLNPYAGYALTVGLAGWLSYLVHRLVVRRSPFAAMLLNGIQPGKVRAVAAE from the coding sequence GTGCAAGGCGAGCGGATTGCCGGCCTGGACAATTGGCGTGCACTGCTGATGCTCGCGGGCATTTTCCTGCATGCCACCAGCGTGCAGGACATCCAGCTGCCGCTGTTCGTGCTGATCGCCAAGATGTCCGCCAATTTCCGCATGGGCACGTTCTTCGCGGTGGCCGGGCTGCTCAGCCTCTATGCGGTCCGCAAGCGCGGTGCCGATGCGTGGCTGGCGCGGCGGCTTTTCCAGATCGGCGTGCCGACGATCTTCGGACTGTTCTTCCTGAGCCCGCTAATGAGCGCGATCTTCGCCTGGCACAAACTCGGGCTGGCGATGCCCGGGATCGCCGAGCTCGGCTGGTGGCATTTCTGGTTCCTGGTCGACCTGCTCGTCTATGCCCCGCTCACCTGGTGGCTCTACCGCACCGACCAGACGCATGGCCTGTTCGTCCGTATCGATCGCTGGGCGGAGCGGCAGCGGCCCTCGCCGACGCTGATCATCCTCGCGCTGGGCGTGCTGTCGAGCCTCAACGTGCTGCTGGTCGGCCGGCTGGCGGCGATGGCGGGGCCGCTCGGCGATCCCGTCTGGGCGCTGCACCAGGTGGTGGGCTATGTGCCGCTCTATGGCTTTGGCGTGATGCTTGCCGGATCGCCTGCGCTGTTCCGGCGGATGACCGCGCGCAGCGGGCCGGCGTTCAACGTGCTGATCCTCGTCCTCGTGCTGTGCTCGGCATCGCGGCTGCTGCCGGGCAATGGCGCAGGCCTGTTCGACACGCCGGCGAGCCCGCTCAACGTGGTGACCGCCTGCCTGTGCCCGCCCGCGGTGACGGTGCTGATCCTGCGCTCGGCGATGGCGATGCGCGAGACGCCGGTGCTGTTCCGGCGCATCGCCGACGGCGCCTTCACTATCTACATGGTGCACTTCCCGATCATCCTGCTGATCGACTTGCTCATCGATCCGCTGCGGCTCAATCCCTATGCCGGCTATGCGCTCACCGTGGGGCTGGCGGGGTGGCTCTCCTATCTGGTGCACCGCCTGGTGGTGCGCCGTTCGCCCTTCGCCGCGATGTTGCTCAACGGCATCCAGCCGGGCAAGGTGCGCGCAGTGGCGGCCGAATAG
- the argS gene encoding arginine--tRNA ligase — MTLYARFAAHLNLALDALVLAGDLPAGLERRAVTVEPPRDASHGDLATNAAMVLAKPAGTNPRALAEKIGAELEKLDEVASVSIAGPGFINLTLTDDTWRGELMAILDAGDDYGRSTVGAGTTVNVEYVSANPTGPMHMGHCRGAVVGDALASLLEFAGHKVIREYYVNDAGGQVDVLARSAHLRYREALGETIEIPTGFYPGDYLKPVGEKLAAEFGDKYVHAPDSEWLVLFRQIAVAAMMDLIRADLALLGIHHDLFSSEAELQAAGKPEQAEAWLRERGFVYDGVLEAPKGETPEDWEPVELPLFRSTQFGDDQDRPIKKSNGAWTYFGADLAYHFQKAQSADALIDIWGADHAGTVKRIVAAVQALTGGETKFDVKLVQMVRLMRNGELVKMGKRAGNFVTLADVVNEVGKDVVRFTMLTRKADAQMDFDFAKVVEASKDNPVFYVQYAHARVASLGRRTAEAGIACANVDLSLLDTQELRLVQAAAQFPRIVEAAASAREPHRIAFYLYDLAAELHSLWNLGKDDASRRFLIADQAGLTCARLYLARAIGQIIRNGLRIMGVEAVQEM; from the coding sequence ATGACGCTCTACGCCCGTTTCGCCGCGCATCTGAACCTTGCCCTGGATGCGCTCGTCCTCGCCGGTGACCTGCCTGCGGGGCTGGAGCGACGCGCAGTCACGGTGGAGCCGCCGCGCGACGCATCGCACGGGGACCTGGCGACCAACGCCGCGATGGTGTTGGCGAAGCCCGCCGGCACCAACCCGCGCGCGCTCGCCGAGAAGATCGGCGCCGAGCTGGAGAAGCTGGACGAAGTCGCTTCGGTCTCGATCGCGGGCCCGGGCTTCATCAATCTGACGCTGACCGACGACACCTGGCGCGGCGAGCTGATGGCGATCCTCGATGCCGGCGACGACTATGGCCGCTCGACCGTGGGCGCCGGCACGACCGTCAACGTCGAATATGTCTCGGCCAATCCGACGGGGCCGATGCACATGGGCCATTGCCGCGGCGCGGTGGTGGGCGATGCGCTGGCGTCCTTGCTCGAATTCGCCGGGCACAAGGTGATCCGCGAATATTATGTCAACGATGCCGGCGGCCAGGTCGACGTGCTCGCCCGCTCGGCGCATCTGCGCTACCGCGAAGCGCTCGGCGAGACGATCGAGATCCCCACTGGTTTCTATCCGGGCGACTATCTGAAGCCCGTCGGCGAGAAGCTCGCTGCCGAGTTCGGCGACAAGTACGTCCATGCGCCGGATAGCGAGTGGCTGGTGCTGTTCCGCCAGATCGCGGTCGCCGCGATGATGGACCTGATCCGCGCCGACCTCGCGCTGCTCGGCATCCATCACGACCTGTTCTCGTCCGAGGCCGAGCTCCAGGCCGCGGGCAAGCCGGAGCAGGCCGAAGCCTGGCTGCGCGAGCGCGGCTTCGTCTATGACGGCGTGCTCGAGGCGCCGAAGGGCGAGACGCCCGAGGATTGGGAGCCGGTCGAGCTGCCGCTGTTCCGCTCGACGCAGTTCGGCGACGATCAGGATCGCCCGATCAAGAAGTCGAACGGCGCCTGGACCTATTTCGGCGCCGATCTCGCCTATCACTTCCAGAAGGCGCAATCGGCCGACGCGCTGATCGACATCTGGGGCGCGGACCATGCCGGCACGGTCAAGCGCATCGTCGCCGCGGTGCAGGCGCTGACCGGCGGCGAGACCAAGTTCGACGTCAAGCTGGTCCAGATGGTCCGGCTGATGCGTAACGGCGAGCTGGTGAAGATGGGCAAGCGCGCGGGCAATTTCGTCACGCTGGCGGATGTGGTGAACGAAGTCGGCAAGGACGTCGTCCGCTTCACCATGCTCACCCGCAAGGCCGATGCCCAGATGGACTTCGATTTCGCCAAGGTGGTCGAGGCATCGAAGGACAATCCGGTGTTCTACGTCCAGTATGCGCATGCCCGCGTCGCATCGCTCGGCCGGCGCACCGCGGAGGCCGGGATCGCGTGTGCCAATGTGGACCTGTCTCTGCTTGATACACAGGAGCTGCGGCTGGTGCAGGCCGCCGCGCAGTTCCCGCGCATCGTCGAGGCAGCTGCATCGGCGCGCGAGCCGCACCGAATTGCGTTCTATCTCTACGACTTGGCGGCTGAACTCCATTCGCTGTGGAATCTCGGCAAGGACGATGCGAGCCGTCGCTTCCTGATCGCGGATCAGGCTGGGTTAACCTGCGCGCGGCTTTATCTGGCGCGTGCTATCGGGCAGATTATCCGCAATGGCCTTCGCATCATGGGCGTAGAGGCCGTCCAGGAGATGTAA
- a CDS encoding SPOR domain-containing protein, which yields MNMRGGEAGFGDDDRLPWLETVEEDYREGPSFGRILLLILLLLAVIGAGAFGYYWYQKQQSLVGNGELIAAPAGDYKVKPDEPGGMKVDGEGDTVFATSQGNAGNSSIDVGALPEAPVEGKKVADKGVSLTGEKDAKVAIPSGASTPAAPKKLPAIAAPAAPAAGSGALIQLGAFPDEGGANAAWARLSKRFSYLAPLGKSVERGEKDGKAVFRLRVNTGSNSQARELCGKLKVAGENCYVAN from the coding sequence ATGAATATGCGTGGGGGGGAGGCCGGCTTCGGAGACGATGATCGCCTTCCCTGGCTGGAGACGGTGGAGGAGGATTACCGCGAGGGTCCGTCCTTTGGCCGCATCCTGCTGCTGATCCTGCTGCTCCTCGCCGTGATCGGCGCGGGGGCGTTCGGCTATTACTGGTATCAGAAGCAGCAGAGCCTGGTCGGCAATGGCGAGCTGATCGCGGCGCCGGCGGGCGACTACAAGGTCAAGCCCGACGAGCCCGGCGGCATGAAGGTGGACGGCGAGGGCGACACCGTCTTCGCGACCAGCCAGGGCAATGCCGGCAATTCGAGCATCGACGTGGGTGCGCTTCCCGAAGCCCCGGTCGAGGGCAAGAAGGTTGCCGACAAGGGCGTGTCGCTGACCGGGGAGAAGGACGCCAAGGTCGCGATCCCGTCCGGCGCCAGCACGCCGGCGGCGCCGAAGAAGCTGCCGGCGATCGCCGCGCCTGCCGCACCGGCGGCGGGATCGGGCGCGCTGATCCAGCTCGGCGCCTTCCCCGACGAAGGTGGCGCCAATGCCGCCTGGGCACGGCTGTCGAAGCGCTTTTCCTATCTCGCGCCGCTCGGCAAGTCGGTCGAGCGCGGCGAGAAGGATGGCAAGGCGGTGTTCCGCCTGCGCGTGAACACCGGCTCGAACAGCCAGGCCCGCGAGCTGTGCGGCAAGCTCAAGGTCGCCGGCGAGAATTGCTACGTGGCGAATTGA
- the nagZ gene encoding beta-N-acetylhexosaminidase, whose amino-acid sequence MKPVIFGVSGLSLTAEERDFFRDADPLGYILFKRNCESRDQMRALTEELRTLSGRADLPILIDQEGGRVSRMVPPVWPAFPAGEVFGKLYDIAPISAIEAARANYHALGMMLAEVGVTVDCAPLLDVVTPEVTQAIGDRAFGSEPMRVAALGQACVEGLRRGGVVGVVKHMPGHGRALVDSHLELPRVKVDEAALAQDIAPFHALKDAPMGMTCHVVFEAWDAERPATLSPKVIQEIIRTRIGFDGLLMTDDIDMKALSGTPGEKATQALAAGCDVVLDCWARMDEMIEITGLLPDATPECVERLDRAMATTGADEPEADFAELVAKRDALLAQL is encoded by the coding sequence ATGAAGCCAGTCATCTTCGGCGTATCCGGCCTGTCGCTCACGGCCGAGGAGCGCGATTTCTTCCGTGATGCCGATCCGCTCGGCTACATCCTGTTCAAGCGCAATTGCGAGAGCCGCGACCAGATGCGCGCGCTCACCGAGGAATTGCGCACGCTCTCCGGCCGCGCCGACCTGCCGATCCTGATCGACCAGGAAGGCGGCCGGGTCAGCCGGATGGTGCCGCCGGTGTGGCCGGCCTTTCCGGCGGGCGAGGTGTTCGGCAAGCTCTACGACATCGCGCCGATCTCCGCGATCGAGGCGGCGCGGGCCAATTACCACGCGCTCGGGATGATGCTCGCCGAAGTGGGCGTCACCGTCGACTGCGCGCCGTTGCTCGATGTGGTGACGCCCGAAGTCACCCAGGCGATCGGCGATCGCGCGTTCGGCAGCGAGCCGATGCGCGTCGCGGCGCTCGGCCAGGCCTGTGTCGAGGGCCTGCGCCGCGGCGGCGTCGTCGGCGTGGTCAAGCATATGCCGGGGCACGGCCGCGCGCTGGTCGACAGCCATCTTGAGCTGCCGCGCGTCAAGGTGGACGAGGCGGCTCTGGCACAGGACATCGCGCCCTTCCACGCGCTGAAAGACGCGCCGATGGGCATGACCTGCCACGTTGTGTTCGAGGCCTGGGACGCCGAGCGCCCCGCCACGCTCTCACCCAAGGTGATCCAGGAGATCATCCGCACCCGCATCGGGTTCGACGGGCTGCTGATGACCGACGACATCGACATGAAGGCGCTGTCGGGCACGCCAGGCGAGAAGGCGACCCAGGCGCTGGCTGCGGGCTGCGACGTGGTGCTCGATTGCTGGGCGCGGATGGACGAGATGATCGAGATCACCGGCCTGCTCCCCGATGCCACGCCCGAATGCGTCGAGCGGCTCGATCGCGCGATGGCAACGACCGGCGCCGACGAGCCCGAGGCGGACTTCGCCGAACTCGTGGCAAAACGGGACGCGCTGCTCGCTCAGCTCTGA
- a CDS encoding ScpA family protein — protein sequence MDVETADRLKIDIDGWEGPLDLLLTLARTQKVDLRQISILQLVEQYLGFVNEARELKLELAADYLVMAAWLAYLKSALLLPRNPEETPSPEELALRLQLRLERLNAMREAGARLMARDRTGRDNFFRGAPEGLRVLRKARWEAEIYDLISAYGRISARTRPVMHVVAHRDVMTLEAAIERVSKLIGARIDWSTLQSFLPEDASGPYAKSALASSFVAALELAKQGRVELKQKSAFAPLYLKAIA from the coding sequence ATGGACGTCGAGACTGCGGACAGGTTGAAGATCGATATCGACGGCTGGGAAGGGCCGCTCGACCTGCTGCTGACGCTTGCGCGCACGCAGAAGGTCGACCTGCGCCAGATCTCGATCCTCCAGCTCGTCGAGCAATATCTCGGCTTCGTGAACGAGGCGCGCGAGCTGAAGCTCGAGCTTGCCGCCGATTATCTCGTGATGGCCGCCTGGCTGGCCTATCTCAAATCGGCGCTGCTGCTGCCGCGCAACCCCGAGGAGACGCCGAGCCCCGAGGAGCTGGCGCTGCGGCTGCAGCTGCGGCTCGAGCGGCTCAACGCGATGCGCGAGGCCGGCGCTCGGCTGATGGCGCGCGACCGCACCGGCCGCGATAATTTCTTCCGCGGCGCGCCCGAGGGCCTGCGCGTGCTGCGCAAGGCACGCTGGGAAGCGGAGATCTACGACCTGATTTCCGCCTATGGCAGGATCAGCGCGCGCACCCGGCCGGTGATGCACGTCGTCGCGCACCGCGACGTGATGACGCTGGAGGCGGCGATCGAGCGCGTTTCGAAGCTGATCGGCGCGCGGATCGACTGGAGCACGCTTCAGTCCTTCCTGCCCGAGGATGCCAGCGGCCCCTATGCCAAGTCGGCACTCGCCTCGTCCTTCGTCGCTGCGCTCGAGCTGGCCAAGCAGGGGCGGGTGGAACTCAAGCAGAAATCGGCCTTTGCGCCGCTCTATCTCAAGGCAATTGCATGA
- the scpB gene encoding SMC-Scp complex subunit ScpB encodes MTPEDAASRAVEAVLFASETPMNLDEIRAHVGPEMDVRAALAALEALYAGRGIELVRRGDRWHFQTAADLAHLLRRDREESRKLSRAGIETLAIIAYHEPVTRAEIEAIRGVQISKGTIDVLMEAGWVRPAGRREVPGRPLMYATTGGFLTHFGLASRRDLPGIDDLKAAGLLDPVDLAMEALGEGGDEPEPAEIETVTDDE; translated from the coding sequence ATGACCCCTGAAGACGCCGCGTCGCGCGCGGTGGAGGCGGTGCTGTTCGCCTCCGAGACCCCGATGAACCTGGACGAGATCCGCGCCCATGTCGGCCCGGAGATGGACGTGCGGGCGGCGCTCGCCGCTCTCGAGGCGCTCTATGCCGGGCGCGGGATCGAGCTGGTCCGCCGCGGCGACCGCTGGCATTTCCAGACCGCCGCCGATCTCGCCCATCTGCTCCGCCGCGACCGCGAGGAGAGCCGCAAGCTCAGTCGCGCGGGCATCGAGACGCTGGCGATCATCGCCTATCACGAGCCGGTGACCCGCGCCGAGATCGAGGCGATCCGCGGCGTGCAGATCTCCAAGGGTACGATCGACGTGCTGATGGAAGCCGGCTGGGTGCGGCCCGCCGGGCGCCGCGAAGTGCCCGGGCGGCCGCTGATGTATGCCACCACCGGCGGCTTCCTCACCCATTTCGGCCTTGCCAGCCGCCGCGACTTGCCGGGCATCGACGATCTCAAGGCGGCCGGCCTGCTCGATCCGGTCGATCTCGCGATGGAAGCGCTGGGCGAGGGCGGCGACGAGCCGGAGCCGGCCGAAATCGAAACTGTCACGGACGACGAATAG
- a CDS encoding twin-arginine translocase TatA/TatE family subunit: MGSMSLVHWLIVGVFVILLFGGTRFSNMMGDVAKGIKQFKKGMSEDDDDKPAPTRIEGKSTPEPTVQREAEPAREEQR, encoded by the coding sequence ATGGGTAGCATGAGCCTGGTGCACTGGCTGATCGTCGGTGTCTTCGTTATCCTCCTGTTCGGCGGCACGCGCTTCTCGAACATGATGGGTGACGTCGCCAAGGGCATCAAGCAGTTCAAGAAGGGCATGTCGGAGGACGACGACGACAAGCCGGCGCCGACCCGCATCGAGGGCAAGTCCACGCCCGAGCCGACGGTGCAGCGCGAGGCGGAACCCGCCCGCGAAGAGCAGCGCTGA